One Campylobacter concisus DNA segment encodes these proteins:
- a CDS encoding metallophosphoesterase, translated as MGLFRIIIGAFIFSALTNLYSYKRFIKKVSFFTPHLKKIRIFFYIISVLEFVFVLQLRFSFLNIELYLIAGTLIGFSLFLFGVSLFYDVVRCICSKAHFNPTRRKFIKFCFDITFVVFIVACFLKGIFNALTPPKIRQISIKIKNLQSDLKIAMITDVHIGEFLQKDFVAELVKEINLARPDLVVIVGDLVDMRAELIGDFLDPLKNLKSTYGTFYVPGNHEYYHGVDGILEKIRALGIRVLGNKNEKIAGINLAGVYDLAGIRFKNLEPNLDEALAGRDPNLPTILLSHQPKFIKTMQKDVDLVLCGHTHAGQIFPFSILVLLDQGFLHGLYKINDKMQAYVSSGAGFWGPPVRIFAPSEIAILNLSKD; from the coding sequence TTGGGACTTTTTCGGATCATTATTGGGGCATTTATCTTTAGTGCTCTTACAAATTTATACTCATATAAACGTTTTATAAAAAAGGTATCTTTTTTTACTCCACATCTTAAAAAAATTCGCATATTCTTCTACATTATTAGTGTGCTTGAGTTTGTATTTGTTCTTCAACTAAGATTTTCTTTTTTAAATATAGAGCTATATTTGATAGCAGGAACTCTCATTGGTTTTTCACTATTTTTGTTTGGTGTTAGTTTATTTTATGATGTTGTTAGATGCATTTGTTCAAAAGCTCATTTTAATCCCACAAGACGAAAATTTATTAAATTTTGCTTTGATATAACATTTGTTGTTTTTATAGTTGCTTGCTTTTTAAAAGGAATTTTTAACGCACTTACTCCGCCAAAAATTAGACAAATTAGTATAAAAATAAAAAATTTACAAAGTGATCTAAAAATAGCCATGATAACCGACGTGCATATTGGCGAGTTTTTGCAAAAGGATTTTGTGGCTGAGCTTGTAAAAGAGATAAATTTAGCTAGACCAGACCTAGTGGTGATAGTTGGCGACTTGGTTGATATGAGAGCTGAGCTTATAGGCGATTTTTTGGATCCATTAAAAAACCTGAAAAGTACCTATGGCACCTTTTATGTCCCTGGCAATCACGAATACTACCACGGAGTTGATGGGATATTAGAAAAAATTCGCGCTCTAGGCATTAGGGTGCTTGGCAATAAAAATGAAAAAATAGCTGGCATAAATTTAGCAGGGGTCTATGATCTAGCTGGCATAAGGTTTAAAAATTTAGAGCCAAATTTAGACGAAGCACTAGCTGGACGCGACCCAAATTTGCCGACCATCCTACTCTCTCATCAGCCAAAATTTATAAAAACTATGCAAAAAGATGTCGATCTAGTCCTTTGCGGTCACACGCATGCTGGGCAAATTTTTCCTTTTAGTATTCTAGTTTTGCTGGATCAGGGTTTTTTACATGGGCTTTATAAGATTAATGATAAAATGCAAGCTTATGTTAGTAGTGGCGCAGGATTTTGGGGGCCTCCAGTTAGGATCTTTGCCCCAAGTGAGATCGCTATTTTAAATTTAAGCAAGGACTAA
- a CDS encoding cytochrome c3 family protein, protein MAEVKKKFFVWSSVIIGIVIGLIASMGIADVLHATGSGFVCTMCHTMDPMMLQYHEDKHGGNNKLGIKAECSACHLNHTSAYTYVLTKLKVSINDGYKTFFTDTDKIDWHKKREHASHFVYDSGCLTCHSNLKNVIQAGKSFLPHRDYFVLGNPNKKSCVDCHEHVGHKNLGLQMDKFEAIKKQENNKTK, encoded by the coding sequence TTGGCTGAAGTTAAGAAGAAATTTTTTGTTTGGTCATCTGTGATAATAGGCATCGTAATCGGCCTTATCGCTTCTATGGGTATAGCTGATGTACTTCATGCGACTGGTAGTGGATTTGTCTGTACAATGTGTCACACGATGGATCCTATGATGCTGCAATATCACGAGGATAAACACGGCGGTAATAACAAGCTTGGCATAAAAGCTGAATGTTCAGCCTGTCACCTAAACCATACAAGTGCCTATACCTATGTACTTACAAAACTTAAAGTATCGATAAATGATGGCTATAAGACATTTTTTACAGATACAGACAAGATCGACTGGCATAAAAAACGCGAGCATGCATCTCACTTTGTCTATGATAGTGGATGTTTAACCTGCCACTCAAATTTAAAAAATGTTATTCAAGCTGGTAAATCATTCTTGCCACATAGAGATTATTTCGTTCTTGGAAATCCTAATAAGAAATCATGTGTTGACTGCCACGAGCATGTTGGTCACAAGAATTTAGGACTACAAATGGATAAATTTGAAGCAATTAAAAAACAAGAAAACAATAAAACCAAGTAA
- the mobB gene encoding molybdopterin-guanine dinucleotide biosynthesis protein B, producing the protein MKRLAIAFSGPSNSGKTTLILKVAKKFIDDGLKVAIVKHDPGDKAKFDVEGKDSFKFSQTGADVVVMSPTRTTYFSQNPQEISDVIKMLGEFDMLLVEGLKTLPLPRLSVFKDEIDEKYLSFSDAIATYKKQIPYEIKNINLDDIDAICAWIIKNAKAV; encoded by the coding sequence ATGAAAAGACTTGCTATTGCTTTTTCTGGCCCTTCAAATAGCGGGAAAACGACTCTTATTTTAAAGGTAGCAAAAAAATTTATAGATGATGGTTTGAAAGTCGCGATAGTAAAACACGACCCGGGCGACAAGGCCAAATTTGATGTTGAAGGCAAGGATAGCTTTAAATTTTCTCAAACTGGAGCAGATGTGGTGGTGATGAGTCCGACTAGAACAACTTATTTCTCACAAAATCCACAAGAAATTAGCGATGTCATTAAAATGCTGGGCGAGTTTGATATGCTCTTAGTCGAGGGGTTAAAGACGCTTCCGCTGCCAAGATTAAGTGTTTTTAAAGATGAAATAGATGAAAAATATCTTAGCTTTTCAGATGCGATCGCAACATACAAAAAACAAATTCCTTACGAGATAAAAAATATAAATTTAGACGATATAGACGCCATTTGTGCGTGGATAATCAAAAATGCAAAGGCTGTATAA
- a CDS encoding multiheme c-type cytochrome, producing the protein MFKKSLMLLACLMSFGFAANMDANKSDALNLNVVKNIKVAHKMSDLSKSCVECHAKETPGIVADWKNSRHAHVGVSCMDCHSVNADNPMASVNVHPKDSNNHVSMLVSPKTCAKCHENEVEEFTKSGHARGAMQMYANPVIVKLMYHYEGMDHPEYKMAPDATGCSQCHGTVIKLDADHKPTKETWPNYGIGNVYPDGGVGGCKSCHSAHTFSIAEARKPAACASCHLGPDHPDIEIFNNSMHGHIYNSEAHKWNFDAAPDTWDVPDFRAPTCAACHMSGVGETTTTHNVSRRLKWNLWGVSSKLRTAGDEQAAVVYEKTGKLNVGTPLAGHPNGPEAARAEMKLVCKACHTSTHTDNFFIMGDKQVELYNVYNAEATKMLEELKAKNLLLADAWEDEFQDIYYHMWHHEGRRMRQGALMGGPDYSHWHGVFEVKNDIRKLRKIYKERIESGKVQ; encoded by the coding sequence ATGTTTAAAAAGTCGCTAATGTTATTAGCCTGTCTAATGTCTTTTGGCTTTGCCGCAAACATGGATGCAAATAAATCTGACGCTTTAAACCTTAATGTTGTAAAAAACATTAAAGTTGCTCACAAAATGTCAGACTTATCAAAAAGCTGTGTTGAGTGCCACGCTAAAGAGACACCCGGCATAGTTGCCGATTGGAAAAATAGTCGCCACGCTCACGTTGGCGTAAGTTGTATGGATTGTCACTCTGTAAATGCAGATAATCCTATGGCTTCAGTTAATGTGCATCCAAAAGATTCTAACAACCATGTTTCAATGCTAGTTAGCCCAAAAACTTGTGCTAAGTGCCACGAGAATGAAGTTGAAGAATTTACTAAGAGTGGTCACGCAAGAGGTGCTATGCAAATGTATGCTAACCCTGTGATAGTAAAACTAATGTATCACTATGAAGGTATGGATCATCCAGAATACAAAATGGCTCCAGACGCTACTGGTTGTTCTCAGTGCCACGGAACCGTCATCAAACTAGACGCTGATCACAAACCTACAAAAGAGACTTGGCCAAACTACGGTATAGGTAATGTTTATCCTGATGGTGGCGTAGGCGGATGTAAATCATGCCACAGCGCACACACATTTAGCATAGCTGAAGCTAGAAAACCAGCTGCTTGTGCATCTTGCCACCTTGGACCTGATCACCCAGATATTGAGATCTTTAACAACTCAATGCACGGACATATCTATAATAGCGAAGCTCACAAATGGAATTTTGATGCTGCTCCTGATACATGGGATGTACCAGACTTTAGAGCTCCAACTTGTGCAGCTTGCCACATGAGTGGTGTTGGTGAAACAACAACAACTCACAATGTTTCAAGAAGACTAAAATGGAACCTATGGGGCGTCAGCAGTAAGCTAAGAACAGCTGGTGATGAACAAGCTGCTGTTGTTTACGAAAAAACTGGCAAACTAAACGTAGGAACACCTCTAGCAGGTCATCCAAATGGACCAGAAGCAGCAAGAGCTGAGATGAAGCTAGTTTGTAAAGCTTGCCATACATCAACTCATACAGATAACTTCTTCATTATGGGTGATAAACAAGTAGAGCTTTATAACGTTTACAATGCTGAAGCAACTAAGATGCTTGAAGAGTTGAAAGCTAAAAACTTACTACTTGCAGATGCTTGGGAAGATGAATTCCAAGATATCTACTATCATATGTGGCACCATGAAGGCCGTCGTATGAGACAAGGCGCTCTAATGGGTGGCCCTGACTATTCACACTGGCATGGTGTATTCGAAGTTAAGAACGACATTAGAAAACTTCGCAAAATCTATAAAGAAAGAATTGAGTCTGGCAAAGTCCAGTAA
- a CDS encoding YggT family protein, translating to MILSTLFSAIANILHLIITVYTWVIIAAALISWVRPDPSSPVVQLLYRLTEPVYSFIRRYIKTNFSGIDFTPLIVLLALQFLDQFLIRLLFGFAASL from the coding sequence ATGATACTTTCCACCCTATTTTCAGCGATCGCAAACATTTTGCACCTTATTATCACGGTCTATACTTGGGTCATCATCGCAGCAGCTCTGATTAGCTGGGTCAGACCTGATCCTAGCTCGCCGGTCGTGCAGCTACTTTATAGGCTAACTGAGCCGGTTTATAGCTTTATTAGGCGCTACATAAAAACAAATTTTAGCGGCATCGACTTTACTCCGCTTATCGTACTTTTAGCACTTCAATTTTTAGATCAATTTTTAATAAGGCTTTTGTTTGGTTTTGCTGCGTCACTTTAG
- a CDS encoding Crp/Fnr family transcriptional regulator, with the protein MIEKIPFFQGLNEEDLAKLEAISVVKKYKKGEFLFIEGEEPKWLIFLISGSVKLYKTTANGKEIFIHQLAPMNFVAEVVNFENIPYPASAIFTISGEVLKINYEKFAAEFLIKPEICMKFLKSMSEKIRITTNLLHQELILSSEEKVAKFILDHEDLFNELKHTKISSILNMTPETFSRILNKFKTNGLVKLDEKNQILEKDVGGLQEIYSY; encoded by the coding sequence ATGATAGAGAAAATCCCATTTTTTCAAGGCTTAAACGAAGAAGATTTAGCCAAACTTGAAGCCATAAGTGTCGTAAAAAAGTATAAAAAGGGTGAATTTTTATTTATAGAAGGTGAGGAGCCAAAATGGTTAATATTTTTAATAAGTGGCTCTGTTAAGCTTTATAAAACTACGGCAAATGGCAAGGAAATTTTTATCCATCAGCTTGCACCTATGAATTTTGTAGCTGAAGTCGTAAATTTTGAAAATATCCCTTATCCAGCAAGTGCCATTTTTACCATATCTGGCGAGGTGTTAAAGATAAATTATGAAAAATTCGCGGCTGAATTTTTAATAAAACCAGAAATTTGTATGAAATTTTTAAAATCAATGTCCGAAAAGATAAGAATCACAACAAATCTACTTCATCAAGAGTTAATTTTAAGCTCAGAAGAAAAAGTGGCTAAGTTTATTTTAGATCATGAAGATTTATTTAACGAGCTAAAACACACAAAAATTTCATCAATACTTAATATGACTCCAGAAACTTTTTCGAGAATTTTAAATAAATTTAAAACAAATGGTTTAGTTAAACTTGATGAAAAGAACCAAATTTTGGAAAAAGATGTGGGTGGACTGCAAGAAATTTATTCTTATTGA
- the gltX gene encoding glutamate--tRNA ligase, with amino-acid sequence MYRFAPSPTGDMHIGNLRAAIFNYICSLQDKSGFILRIEDTDKERNIEGKEKDILEILSKFGIKPEQIYIQSENLKFHRQLASKLLIDKKAFACFCTEEELEAKKQKAKEQGVAYRYDGTCERLSDAEVLNCEKPFVIRMKKPTRTMSFTDAIKGELSFEPDAVDSFVIMRADKTPTYNFACAVDDMLEGVTFVIRGEDHVSNTPKQDLIREGLGYTGKMNYAHLPILLNIDGKKMSKRENESSVKWLFEQGFLPEAIANYLILLGNKTPTEIFTIEEAVKWFDITKISRSPARFDVKKLEQINREHIKLASKERIKEIFGVDENLAELVKFYTQESSLVPEIKAKVEAIYSPKIAPDEYKNEFEIIKKAARNLKACKTFDEFKKELMSVTNLKGKNFFMPLRTLLTNDLHGPELSELYPLIKDDLAKILI; translated from the coding sequence ATGTATCGTTTTGCACCCTCTCCAACAGGAGATATGCACATAGGAAATTTACGTGCCGCTATTTTTAATTATATTTGTTCTTTACAAGATAAAAGTGGCTTTATTTTACGCATAGAAGATACCGATAAAGAGCGAAATATCGAGGGAAAAGAGAAAGATATCTTAGAAATTTTAAGCAAATTTGGTATAAAGCCAGAGCAAATTTACATCCAAAGTGAAAATTTAAAATTCCACAGGCAGTTAGCTTCAAAGCTTCTTATCGATAAAAAGGCCTTTGCTTGCTTTTGCACCGAAGAAGAACTCGAGGCAAAAAAACAAAAAGCAAAAGAACAAGGCGTGGCATATAGATACGACGGTACCTGCGAGAGATTAAGCGATGCTGAAGTTTTAAACTGCGAGAAGCCATTTGTCATCCGTATGAAAAAGCCAACACGCACGATGAGCTTTACAGATGCGATCAAAGGCGAGCTGAGCTTCGAGCCAGACGCAGTTGATAGCTTTGTCATCATGAGAGCAGACAAGACTCCAACTTACAACTTCGCCTGCGCAGTTGATGATATGCTTGAAGGCGTGACCTTTGTCATACGTGGCGAGGATCACGTGAGCAATACACCAAAGCAAGATCTCATACGAGAAGGCCTTGGCTACACTGGCAAGATGAACTACGCGCATTTGCCTATCCTTTTAAATATAGATGGTAAAAAAATGAGCAAGCGCGAGAACGAATCAAGCGTAAAATGGCTCTTTGAGCAGGGATTTTTACCTGAGGCGATCGCAAACTATTTGATACTTCTTGGTAACAAAACTCCGACTGAAATTTTTACCATCGAAGAGGCGGTGAAGTGGTTTGATATAACCAAAATTTCACGCTCGCCAGCTAGATTTGACGTGAAAAAACTCGAGCAGATAAATAGAGAGCACATCAAGCTTGCTTCAAAAGAGCGTATAAAAGAAATTTTTGGCGTAGATGAAAATTTGGCTGAGTTAGTTAAATTTTACACTCAGGAAAGCTCATTAGTGCCCGAGATAAAAGCAAAAGTAGAAGCTATATACTCACCAAAAATAGCTCCAGATGAGTACAAAAACGAATTTGAGATCATCAAAAAAGCAGCTCGTAATTTAAAAGCTTGCAAAACATTTGATGAGTTTAAAAAAGAGCTTATGAGCGTTACAAATTTAAAAGGTAAAAACTTTTTCATGCCGCTACGTACGCTTCTTACAAACGATCTTCACGGCCCTGAGCTAAGCGAGCTCTATCCTCTTATAAAAGATGATCTAGCTAAAATTTTAATCTAG
- the ychF gene encoding redox-regulated ATPase YchF, which yields MGLSVGIVGLPNVGKSTTFNALTKAQNAESANYPFCTIEPNKAIVPVPDKRLNELAKIVNPNKIQYSTIEFVDIAGLVKGASSGEGLGNKFLSNIRETELILHIVRCFEDENITHVEGSVDPVRDIEIIQTELILADIEQLNKKIEKLTREAKANAKGAKEALEIANLLLAHLNEGKSASSFEQRDSEAFLALNKELRLLSAKEVVYGANVDEEGLSEDNKFVKALKEYAKASDHEVIKLCAKVEEELIGLSDEEAHEFLASLGTSESGLEKIIRTSFAKLNLISYFTAGVVEVRAWTITKGWKAPKAASVIHNDFERGFIRAEVIGYEDYIAHGGENGAKEAGKMRLEGKEYIVQDGDVMHFRFNV from the coding sequence ATGGGACTTTCAGTTGGAATCGTAGGCCTACCAAATGTGGGCAAATCAACGACATTTAATGCACTTACAAAGGCGCAAAATGCCGAGAGTGCAAACTATCCGTTTTGCACTATCGAGCCAAATAAAGCCATCGTACCAGTACCTGATAAACGCCTAAATGAGCTTGCAAAGATAGTTAATCCTAATAAAATTCAATATTCAACCATCGAATTCGTAGATATCGCTGGCCTTGTAAAAGGGGCGAGCTCTGGTGAGGGACTTGGCAATAAATTTTTATCAAACATTAGGGAGACCGAGCTTATTTTACACATAGTTCGCTGCTTTGAGGATGAAAACATCACCCATGTCGAGGGCAGCGTCGATCCAGTAAGAGACATCGAGATCATCCAAACTGAGCTGATACTAGCTGACATCGAGCAGCTAAACAAAAAGATAGAAAAGCTCACAAGAGAGGCTAAAGCAAACGCAAAAGGCGCAAAAGAAGCGCTTGAGATAGCAAATTTACTCCTTGCTCACCTAAATGAAGGCAAAAGTGCAAGTAGCTTTGAGCAAAGAGATAGCGAGGCATTTTTGGCACTTAACAAAGAGCTAAGACTTTTAAGTGCAAAAGAGGTAGTTTATGGTGCGAATGTCGATGAAGAAGGGCTTAGTGAAGATAATAAATTTGTAAAAGCGCTAAAAGAGTACGCAAAAGCCTCAGATCACGAGGTTATCAAGCTTTGCGCCAAAGTAGAAGAGGAGCTAATAGGCCTAAGCGACGAAGAGGCACACGAATTTTTAGCCTCTCTTGGCACGAGCGAAAGCGGTCTTGAAAAGATCATAAGAACGTCTTTTGCAAAGCTAAATTTGATAAGTTATTTCACCGCTGGCGTCGTTGAAGTAAGGGCTTGGACGATCACAAAAGGCTGGAAAGCACCAAAAGCAGCAAGCGTCATCCACAATGACTTTGAGAGGGGCTTCATCAGGGCTGAAGTGATAGGCTACGAGGACTACATCGCACATGGCGGTGAAAACGGAGCCAAAGAGGCTGGTAAAATGAGACTTGAGGGCAAAGAATACATCGTACAAGATGGCGATGTAATGCACTTTAGGTTTAATGTTTAA
- a CDS encoding phosphatidylserine decarboxylase: MNKDNLFSQIFGKVAKLNFFKPLQELINSFYVKLFKIDMSEFKPASDYKNLNELFTRKLIKPREFDAADEIFISPVDGTCLSFGTTKELEAFSIKGMSYGLKELLGQGELEGEYDFANIYLSPKDYHHYHAPCDIAIKKAIYIPGKLYSVAAKWLAKVDSLYTKNERVALSCEMKNGKKLWLVFVGALNVGKMKFCFDERIQTNAMANFTQIYEYENLHIKKGECLGNFELGSTIVILSEKDVIEYNLFENKELKFAETIGLIK; encoded by the coding sequence ATGAACAAGGACAATCTCTTTTCTCAAATTTTTGGCAAGGTTGCTAAATTAAACTTTTTCAAGCCGCTTCAAGAGCTTATCAACTCCTTTTATGTAAAGCTATTTAAGATCGATATGAGCGAGTTTAAGCCAGCAAGTGATTATAAAAATTTAAACGAACTTTTCACTAGAAAGCTCATAAAGCCAAGAGAATTTGACGCAGCAGATGAGATATTTATAAGTCCTGTTGATGGTACCTGCCTTAGTTTTGGCACCACGAAAGAGCTAGAAGCTTTTAGTATAAAAGGCATGAGCTATGGGCTAAAGGAGCTTTTGGGGCAGGGCGAGCTTGAGGGCGAATATGACTTTGCAAATATCTATCTTAGCCCAAAAGATTATCATCATTATCATGCGCCTTGCGATATTGCCATTAAAAAAGCCATATATATTCCGGGTAAACTTTACAGCGTGGCTGCAAAATGGCTTGCAAAAGTAGACAGCCTTTATACAAAGAACGAACGCGTAGCACTATCTTGTGAGATGAAAAATGGTAAAAAACTTTGGCTTGTTTTTGTAGGTGCGCTAAATGTCGGAAAGATGAAATTTTGTTTTGATGAGCGCATACAGACAAATGCGATGGCAAATTTTACACAAATTTACGAGTATGAAAATTTACATATCAAAAAGGGCGAGTGCCTCGGAAATTTCGAGCTTGGCTCAACTATTGTGATACTTAGCGAAAAAGATGTAATCGAATACAATCTCTTTGAAAATAAAGAGCTTAAATTTGCTGAGACCATTGGACTGATAAAATAA
- the mscL gene encoding large-conductance mechanosensitive channel protein MscL yields MSFISEFKEFAMRGNVIDMAVGVVIGGAFGKIVSSLVGDVIMPVVGVLTGGVNFTDLKLTLKEAVDGVPAVTINYGSFIQTMVDFLIIAFCIFCVIKALNTLKNKLPKEEPAPAEPETPADIVLLTEIRDLLKK; encoded by the coding sequence ATGAGTTTTATAAGCGAATTTAAAGAATTTGCGATGCGTGGAAATGTCATAGATATGGCTGTAGGTGTTGTTATAGGTGGCGCGTTTGGAAAGATCGTTTCATCACTAGTTGGTGATGTTATAATGCCAGTTGTTGGTGTTTTAACTGGAGGTGTAAATTTTACTGATCTTAAACTTACATTAAAAGAAGCAGTAGATGGTGTACCTGCTGTTACGATAAATTATGGCTCATTTATACAAACAATGGTTGATTTTTTAATAATCGCATTTTGTATTTTCTGCGTTATCAAAGCTTTAAATACACTTAAAAATAAATTACCAAAAGAGGAGCCAGCTCCAGCAGAGCCTGAAACTCCAGCCGACATAGTACTTCTAACTGAGATTAGAGATCTACTTAAAAAATAA
- a CDS encoding lytic transglycosylase domain-containing protein produces the protein MVLLRHFSILSLACVALLAKIYTYEELKNEPKSLAKDYYINRLINEGSYTKEQIADLSRDVFRKAGLVQKSIDKILPPKAAPSKCPGVNAKNITQANLICQNFLTSIAFSLKLDNHTREILAANLAKTNPEKSKILLALNETNPAQAFVKLNDTKSFLELFNASSPQNKSTLFSESFDTNFMTKLYSQKGFTNLLNDIVFNKKYEGFRRNLLSIDPAITEKNDAFTLGLNAILLGQDDIAFSLFARAKSTFERAWQRDNATFWQYQISKNESFLKELSVSKDANIYSLYARDLIGGEPLEVIVPRPSKQNIENFDVSDPFLWNKTAALAKDMNATQASEFAKKFYTNESIGAYAFFMQKAHGWEKQYFLMPSSPELEGISNERKSMIYALARQESLFIPSVVSTSYALGMMQFMPFLANAIGKKELKIPNFDEDDLFKTDIAFKFANHHLNYLDKFLYHPLFTAYAYNGGIGFTKKLITRDDMFKEGKFEPFLSIELVPVAETRNYGKKVLANYVIYMALTGSNIKISQLFENLTKPALTDKFRN, from the coding sequence TTGGTTTTGCTGCGTCACTTTAGTATTCTCTCTCTTGCCTGCGTTGCTCTTTTGGCCAAAATTTATACCTACGAAGAGCTAAAAAATGAGCCAAAAAGCCTAGCAAAAGACTACTACATCAACCGCCTTATCAACGAGGGCAGTTACACAAAAGAGCAGATCGCAGATCTTTCGCGTGATGTGTTTAGAAAAGCAGGCCTTGTTCAAAAATCAATCGATAAAATTTTACCTCCAAAAGCGGCTCCTAGCAAATGTCCTGGTGTAAATGCAAAAAATATCACCCAGGCAAATCTAATCTGCCAAAATTTTCTAACATCTATTGCTTTTAGCTTAAAGCTTGATAATCACACTCGTGAAATTTTAGCAGCTAATCTTGCAAAGACAAATCCAGAAAAATCAAAAATTTTACTCGCACTAAATGAGACAAATCCAGCCCAGGCATTTGTAAAACTAAACGATACAAAGAGCTTTCTAGAGCTATTTAACGCCTCTAGCCCGCAAAATAAAAGTACACTTTTTAGCGAAAGTTTTGATACAAATTTCATGACCAAGCTCTACTCACAAAAGGGCTTTACAAATTTATTAAACGATATTGTTTTTAATAAAAAATATGAAGGCTTTAGGAGAAATTTGCTAAGCATCGATCCAGCCATCACTGAGAAAAATGATGCTTTTACGCTTGGATTAAATGCCATTTTACTAGGACAAGACGATATCGCTTTTAGCCTTTTTGCAAGAGCCAAGAGCACATTTGAAAGGGCGTGGCAAAGAGATAATGCGACCTTTTGGCAGTACCAGATAAGCAAAAACGAAAGCTTTTTAAAAGAGCTAAGTGTCAGCAAGGACGCGAATATATACTCACTTTACGCAAGAGATTTGATCGGTGGTGAACCACTTGAGGTCATCGTACCAAGGCCTAGTAAGCAAAATATCGAAAATTTTGACGTAAGCGATCCGTTTTTATGGAACAAAACTGCAGCCCTTGCAAAGGATATGAATGCCACGCAAGCAAGCGAATTTGCGAAGAAATTTTATACAAACGAAAGTATCGGTGCCTATGCATTTTTCATGCAAAAGGCGCATGGCTGGGAGAAGCAATACTTCTTGATGCCAAGCTCTCCTGAGCTTGAGGGTATCAGCAACGAAAGAAAATCGATGATCTATGCCCTAGCTAGACAAGAGAGTCTCTTTATCCCAAGCGTGGTTTCTACTTCATACGCCCTTGGAATGATGCAGTTTATGCCATTTCTCGCAAATGCGATCGGCAAAAAAGAGCTAAAAATCCCAAATTTTGATGAAGACGATCTTTTTAAAACAGATATTGCATTTAAATTTGCAAACCATCACCTAAACTATCTTGATAAATTTCTCTATCATCCGCTCTTTACCGCATACGCGTACAACGGCGGTATCGGCTTTACTAAAAAGCTTATCACAAGAGATGATATGTTTAAAGAGGGAAAATTTGAGCCGTTTTTATCGATCGAGCTTGTCCCTGTGGCTGAGACTAGAAACTACGGCAAAAAGGTGCTTGCAAACTACGTGATCTATATGGCGCTTACTGGTTCCAATATAAAGATTTCGCAACTTTTCGAAAATTTAACAAAACCGGCTTTGACTGATAAATTTCGAAACTAA